TTGTTCTTCGAGGCGATCACCATCCAGATGCGCAACCAGATCGAGAGCACGATCGGCATGCGGATCGCACCATTCGTGCTGCCACTGGCGGTCACCATCTTCGTGTTCATCCTGATTTCGAACTGGCTCGCGGTCCTGCCGCTGCAGGTCACTCAAAACGGGCACCCCACCGAGCTGCTCAAGCCGGCGGCAGCAGACATCAATTACGTGTTAGCGTTGGCGCTCTTCGTGTTTGTCTGCTACCACACGGCGGGAATCGCGCGACGCGGCATCCTGGGCCATCCGGTCAAACTCCTTAAAGGACATGTCGCGGCGCTGGCGCCGATCAACATGGTCGAGGAAGTCGCCAAGCCGATATCGCTGTCGCTGCGACTCTTCGGCAACATCTTTGCCGGCGGGATCATGGTGGCACTGATCGCGCTATTTCCGCCGTATATCTTGTGGGCGCCCAACGCCATCTGGAAGGCGTTTGACTTGTTCGTCGGGTTCATCCAGGCGTTTATCTTCGCGCTGTTGACGATCTTGTACTTCGCTCAGGCGATGGAGCTGGAAGAGGAGCACGGGTAAGGCAGCCACGAATGGCACACCGGGTCACTACTACGAGAGCCTGGTAGACGGCTACCAGACATCAAGGAGGATATGGAATGGCAGCGTTAGATCCACAAATCGCCGCTGGCGCTCTCATCGGCGGCGGATTGATCCTGGGCGGGGGTGCGGTCGGTGCCGCGATCGGTGACGGTGTCGCCGGTAACGCACTGATCTCAGGCATTGCTCGCCAGCCGGAAGCGCAGGGGCGGCTTTTCACCCCGTTCTTCATCACCGTTGGTCTGGTAGAGGCCATGTACTTCATCAACCTGGCCTTCATGGCGCTGTTCGTTTTCGCCACCCCGGTCAAGTAATCGGCTGAGATGGGGGATATGGGCGCCATCGTCCTGGCCGTGGGCCAGGCAGCCGGGGAGGG
This Mycobacterium xenopi DNA region includes the following protein-coding sequences:
- the atpB gene encoding F0F1 ATP synthase subunit A; its protein translation is MIETILADAQIEVGEHTTAKWFGLTVNTDTVLSTVIAAIIVIALAFYLRAKVTSTGVPSGVQLFFEAITIQMRNQIESTIGMRIAPFVLPLAVTIFVFILISNWLAVLPLQVTQNGHPTELLKPAAADINYVLALALFVFVCYHTAGIARRGILGHPVKLLKGHVAALAPINMVEEVAKPISLSLRLFGNIFAGGIMVALIALFPPYILWAPNAIWKAFDLFVGFIQAFIFALLTILYFAQAMELEEEHG
- a CDS encoding F0F1 ATP synthase subunit C; amino-acid sequence: MAALDPQIAAGALIGGGLILGGGAVGAAIGDGVAGNALISGIARQPEAQGRLFTPFFITVGLVEAMYFINLAFMALFVFATPVK